Proteins encoded by one window of Streptococcus suis S735:
- a CDS encoding polyphosphate polymerase domain-containing protein, with the protein MKTRIVQKQFKRKETKYIVDKKTFELLEKELRQYMMADEFATSTITNIYFDNEDFDMIQDSLAKKNGREKIRMRVYDATPSESSQAFLEIKKKENKIGYKYRLTSNPVSVANYIENGVIDSTIKDDKVTSELEMLRERYGTIKPKMYIYYDRVSYKGIEDKKVRLTIDKNLLYRDYDVDAMEGKFGKNLLDPTKVIMEVKVPEERPDWLVALLEKYQIEKQSFSKYGNAYKLAHNITGEEVSKHAAV; encoded by the coding sequence ATGAAAACAAGAATCGTACAAAAGCAGTTTAAGCGTAAAGAGACTAAATATATCGTTGATAAAAAAACTTTTGAACTTTTAGAAAAGGAACTTCGTCAGTACATGATGGCAGATGAGTTTGCGACATCAACGATTACCAATATCTACTTTGATAATGAAGATTTTGATATGATTCAAGATTCACTTGCCAAAAAGAATGGACGTGAGAAAATTCGGATGCGTGTCTATGATGCGACACCATCTGAATCGAGTCAAGCTTTTCTTGAAATCAAGAAAAAAGAAAATAAAATTGGCTATAAATACCGTTTAACTTCAAACCCTGTTTCTGTAGCAAATTATATCGAAAATGGAGTGATTGATTCCACAATCAAGGATGATAAGGTAACCTCAGAACTCGAAATGTTGAGAGAACGCTACGGTACTATTAAGCCGAAGATGTATATCTACTACGATCGCGTATCCTATAAAGGAATCGAAGACAAAAAAGTTCGTCTCACAATCGATAAGAACTTACTTTATCGAGACTACGATGTGGATGCAATGGAAGGTAAATTTGGTAAGAACCTATTAGACCCAACCAAAGTAATCATGGAAGTAAAAGTTCCAGAAGAACGACCAGACTGGTTGGTAGCCCTGCTCGAAAAATACCAAATCGAAAAGCAATCATTTTCAAAATATGGCAATGCCTATAAGCTTGCCCACAACATCACTGGAGAGGAAGTAAGCAAACATGCAGCTGTTTAA
- a CDS encoding DUF2087 domain-containing protein: MNTQDIQEKFFREGKLIVIPKKLKSKQVLFAYLQEELAKKGSTFTEKEVNAFLAEVYDDYAILRRYLVDYGYLSRDQYGLEYRIEEKR; encoded by the coding sequence ATGAACACTCAAGATATTCAAGAAAAATTTTTTCGAGAAGGCAAGCTTATCGTTATTCCTAAAAAATTAAAAAGTAAGCAAGTTTTATTTGCCTATTTACAAGAAGAGTTGGCTAAGAAAGGCTCTACCTTCACAGAAAAAGAAGTCAATGCCTTTCTAGCTGAAGTCTATGATGATTATGCTATATTGAGACGCTACTTGGTGGACTACGGCTACTTGTCGCGTGACCAATATGGTTTGGAATACAGAATAGAAGAAAAGAGATGA
- the pheT gene encoding phenylalanine--tRNA ligase subunit beta codes for MLVSYKWLKELVDFDATSHDLSEKMSTTGIEVEGVEQKSAGLSKLVVGQVVSAEPIPDTHLNICQVNVGEAITQIVCGAPNVKPGIKVIVALPGARIAGNYKIKKGKIRGVESLGMLCSLSEIGVSDSVVPKVYADGIYHLPEDAVVGEPVFSYLDLDDEIIELSITPNRADALSMRGVAHEVAAIYDSKVNFKPVVLEESDKKASDVIEVAIESDKVTAYTARVIENVTIAPSPQWLQNLLMNAGIRPLNNVVDITNYILLYFGQPMHAFDFDKFEGKKIVARQAKEGENLVTLDGEERDLIADDIVISVADKAVALGGVMGGANTEIDNSSKTVVLEAALFDGKSIRKTSGRLNLRSESSSRFEKGINVATLTEAMDTAAAMIAELAGGQVLSGIVSAGSVDTSDVPVTATIDYVNRSLGTNLDYAQIADIFRRLGMETTGDASQFTVAVPRRRWDIRIPADLVEEIARIYGYNNLPTTLPKEDGTAGELTLTQNIRRQVRSLAEGAGLTEIISYALTTPDKAVEFVARPTTVTELMWPMTVDRSALRQNMVSGMLDTVAYNVARKNKNLALYEIGKIFEQSGNPKEDLPQEINKFALVLTGLVAEKDFQTPAVPVDFFHAKGILEAIFDHYKLAVDFVATSEIAALHPGRTAEIHLNGAVIGFVGQVHPQTAKDYGIPETYVAEINLDAIEEALQPAQPFTDISKFPAVSRDIALLLNSDVKHQDVLDAIAGAGVKRLTKVTLFDVYAGSNIEVGKKSMAYNLTFQNPEDSLTDEEVAKYMEKISKSLETLGAEIR; via the coding sequence ATGTTAGTAAGTTACAAATGGTTAAAAGAACTCGTTGACTTTGATGCGACAAGCCATGACTTGTCTGAAAAAATGTCAACAACAGGAATTGAAGTAGAAGGGGTTGAGCAAAAGAGTGCTGGCCTTTCTAAGTTGGTTGTCGGTCAGGTTGTGTCTGCTGAGCCAATTCCAGATACTCACCTCAATATTTGTCAGGTAAATGTGGGCGAAGCAATCACGCAAATTGTTTGCGGTGCTCCAAATGTCAAGCCAGGTATCAAGGTGATCGTTGCTCTGCCAGGAGCTCGTATCGCTGGCAACTACAAGATTAAGAAAGGCAAAATCCGCGGAGTTGAATCCTTGGGCATGCTCTGCTCATTGAGCGAAATCGGCGTGTCCGACTCAGTTGTGCCAAAGGTCTATGCGGACGGTATCTACCACCTGCCAGAAGATGCAGTCGTGGGTGAGCCAGTCTTTTCATATCTTGACCTCGACGACGAGATTATTGAGTTGTCCATCACACCAAACCGTGCCGACGCCCTCTCTATGCGTGGTGTGGCTCACGAAGTGGCAGCTATCTATGACAGCAAGGTCAACTTCAAGCCAGTGGTCTTGGAGGAAAGCGACAAGAAAGCCAGCGATGTGATTGAAGTGGCCATTGAGTCAGACAAGGTGACTGCCTACACGGCCCGTGTTATTGAAAATGTGACTATCGCACCGAGCCCGCAGTGGTTGCAAAACCTGCTCATGAACGCAGGTATTCGCCCGCTCAACAATGTGGTGGACATCACCAACTACATCTTGCTCTACTTCGGTCAGCCAATGCACGCCTTTGATTTCGATAAATTTGAAGGCAAGAAAATCGTGGCTCGTCAGGCAAAAGAGGGTGAGAACTTGGTAACTCTTGACGGCGAAGAACGTGACTTGATTGCCGATGACATCGTCATTTCCGTTGCGGACAAGGCAGTTGCCCTCGGTGGTGTCATGGGTGGTGCTAATACAGAGATTGACAATAGCTCTAAGACCGTCGTGCTGGAAGCAGCCCTCTTTGACGGCAAGTCTATCCGCAAGACCTCAGGTCGCCTCAACCTTCGGTCTGAGTCCTCTTCTCGCTTTGAAAAAGGCATCAACGTAGCAACTTTGACGGAGGCTATGGACACAGCGGCTGCTATGATTGCGGAACTGGCTGGCGGTCAGGTCTTGTCTGGCATCGTTTCTGCGGGCAGCGTGGACACTTCGGATGTCCCAGTCACAGCAACCATTGATTACGTTAACCGCTCGCTTGGGACCAACCTCGACTATGCCCAAATCGCAGATATTTTCCGTCGTTTAGGTATGGAAACAACTGGCGATGCAAGTCAGTTTACAGTAGCAGTACCGCGTCGTCGTTGGGACATTCGCATTCCAGCAGACTTGGTAGAGGAAATCGCTCGTATCTATGGTTACAATAATCTGCCGACCACTCTTCCGAAAGAGGACGGAACAGCAGGCGAGTTGACCCTGACCCAGAACATCCGTCGCCAAGTACGTAGCCTGGCTGAAGGTGCAGGTCTGACAGAAATCATTTCCTATGCCTTGACAACGCCTGACAAGGCTGTGGAGTTTGTGGCTCGTCCAACCACAGTCACCGAACTCATGTGGCCGATGACAGTTGACCGCTCTGCCCTCCGTCAGAACATGGTGTCTGGTATGTTAGACACAGTGGCCTACAACGTGGCTCGTAAGAACAAGAATTTGGCTCTTTACGAAATCGGTAAGATCTTTGAACAGTCTGGCAATCCAAAAGAGGACCTGCCACAAGAAATCAACAAGTTTGCCCTTGTTTTGACTGGTTTGGTTGCTGAGAAAGACTTCCAGACACCAGCTGTACCAGTTGATTTCTTCCATGCCAAAGGGATTTTGGAAGCTATCTTTGATCATTACAAGTTGGCAGTTGACTTTGTGGCGACTAGTGAGATTGCTGCCCTGCACCCAGGTCGTACAGCTGAAATCCATTTGAATGGGGCTGTGATCGGCTTTGTCGGTCAGGTACACCCTCAAACGGCTAAGGACTACGGTATTCCTGAAACTTATGTGGCTGAAATCAATCTGGATGCGATTGAAGAAGCCCTCCAGCCTGCTCAGCCATTTACCGACATCTCTAAATTCCCAGCGGTTAGCCGTGATATTGCCCTGCTTTTGAACAGCGATGTCAAACATCAGGATGTCCTGGATGCCATTGCTGGTGCTGGCGTGAAACGCTTGACCAAGGTGACTCTCTTTGACGTCTATGCTGGCAGCAATATCGAGGTTGGTAAGAAGTCTATGGCTTATAACCTGACCTTCCAGAATCCTGAGGATAGCTTGACGGATGAGGAAGTGGCTAAGTACATGGAGAAAATCAGTAAGTCGCTCGAAACACTTGGAGCTGAAATTCGTTAA
- a CDS encoding GNAT family N-acetyltransferase: protein MQIDPIRLEEVSVLQELAKQTFAETFAHDNDPKELEAFFEESYSLEVLTSELSDPNCQHYFLRIDHQIAGYLKLNKGSAQTEQELENAFEIQRIYLLQAYQGRGLGKVLFEFALEKAEQSSCDWVWLGVWEHNYKAQKFYSKYGFEKFGQHEFAVGDKIDVDWLLKRPLHQKG, encoded by the coding sequence ATGCAGATTGATCCTATACGTTTGGAAGAGGTTTCCGTTTTGCAGGAGTTGGCCAAGCAGACTTTTGCAGAGACCTTCGCTCACGATAATGACCCGAAGGAACTGGAGGCATTCTTTGAGGAATCTTATTCCTTGGAGGTCTTGACTAGTGAGTTATCGGATCCCAACTGCCAGCACTATTTTCTAAGAATAGATCATCAGATAGCTGGTTATCTCAAGCTCAACAAAGGTTCTGCCCAGACGGAGCAAGAGTTGGAAAATGCCTTTGAAATCCAGCGTATCTATCTCTTGCAGGCCTATCAAGGTCGCGGTCTTGGGAAGGTCTTGTTTGAATTTGCTTTGGAAAAAGCAGAGCAGTCTAGTTGTGATTGGGTCTGGCTGGGAGTTTGGGAACATAATTACAAGGCTCAGAAATTCTATTCCAAATACGGATTTGAAAAATTTGGCCAGCATGAATTTGCGGTCGGTGATAAGATTGATGTGGATTGGCTACTGAAACGGCCTTTGCACCAGAAAGGATAA
- the pheS gene encoding phenylalanine--tRNA ligase subunit alpha codes for MSNIEQQLAELSQTTLEKLKEIQHQGEKELQDLRVAVLGKKGSLTDLLKGLKDLSNDMKPIVGKQVNEVRDVLTTAFEETAQKVAAAKIQQQLASETIDVTLPGRQVKVGKRHVLTQTSEEIEDIFLGMGFQIVDGFEVEKDYYNFERMNLPKDHPARDMQDTFYITEEILMRTHTSPVQARTMDQHDFSKGALKMISPGRVFRRDTDDATHSHQFHQIEGLVVGENVSMGDLKGTLEMIIKKMFGEERQIRLRPSYFPFTEPSVEVDVSCFKCGGDGCNVCKKTGWIEILGAGMVHPQVLEMSGIDSTKYSGFAFGLGQERIAMLRYGINDIRGFYQGDVRFSEQF; via the coding sequence ATGTCAAACATTGAACAACAGTTGGCTGAATTAAGCCAAACGACACTAGAAAAGTTAAAAGAAATCCAGCACCAAGGAGAAAAAGAACTACAAGACCTGCGTGTTGCGGTTTTGGGTAAAAAAGGGTCTTTGACGGACTTATTGAAAGGCTTGAAAGACCTGTCTAACGACATGAAACCAATCGTTGGTAAACAGGTTAATGAAGTGCGTGATGTGCTGACAACTGCCTTTGAAGAAACTGCTCAAAAGGTTGCAGCAGCAAAAATTCAGCAACAACTAGCTTCCGAAACCATTGATGTGACCTTGCCAGGTCGTCAGGTTAAGGTCGGAAAACGCCATGTCTTGACCCAAACTTCTGAAGAAATTGAAGATATTTTCTTGGGCATGGGCTTCCAAATCGTTGACGGATTTGAAGTGGAAAAAGACTACTACAACTTTGAGAGGATGAATTTGCCGAAAGATCATCCAGCCCGTGATATGCAAGATACCTTCTACATCACAGAAGAAATCCTTATGAGGACCCATACGTCGCCTGTTCAGGCGCGTACCATGGACCAGCATGATTTCTCAAAAGGTGCTTTGAAGATGATTTCGCCAGGACGTGTTTTCCGTCGTGATACGGATGATGCGACCCACAGCCACCAGTTCCACCAGATTGAAGGCTTGGTTGTCGGTGAAAATGTATCCATGGGCGATCTCAAAGGTACGCTTGAAATGATTATCAAGAAAATGTTTGGTGAAGAGCGTCAGATTCGCCTGCGTCCATCATACTTCCCATTCACTGAGCCTTCTGTTGAGGTGGATGTTTCCTGCTTCAAGTGCGGTGGTGACGGCTGTAATGTATGTAAGAAAACAGGCTGGATTGAAATCCTCGGTGCCGGCATGGTCCACCCGCAAGTATTGGAAATGAGTGGTATTGACTCAACCAAGTACTCTGGCTTTGCCTTCGGTCTTGGTCAGGAACGCATTGCCATGCTCCGTTACGGTATCAACGACATCCGTGGTTTCTATCAAGGTGATGTACGATTCTCGGAGCAGTTTTGA
- a CDS encoding glycoside hydrolase family 3 protein, with the protein MPRLVDLRKKPYCLNDEQITWVENTLAHLTDEEKIGQLFVNLFFFGGDAFSGNNLSNQELMNRYHIGGARYMNGSPEQVQGLINELQSYSKVPLLVAANCDSGGDGAVKGGTYISSGAQSEASRDPRIPYLAGLVSAREETALGVNVNFDPCVDIVQNWRNTIVNTRAYGTNADDVITYTSAYLEGLTAERDVIQCIKHFPGDGKEERDQHLVLGVNELSPEEWDKSFGRVYRHHIEAGVEMIMAGHIALPYYQQRLNPSLTDEDILPATLAPELIQDLLKEKLEFNGLVITDASHMLGMTAAMRREDYVPAAIAAGCDMFLFFNNLEEDFEFMLNGYRKGVITDERLHDALRRILGLKAKLNLHIKQAEGTLLKSADELAIIGCEEHLAWQREAADKAITLLKDTQKNLPISPETHRRIRLYYLEGEKEGIMAASTEVVDNLKAALEARGYEVTVNDGTTRIKGKTLQYREEVDLALTVANVIGYGAQNNYRIQWKTAMSNEVPWYVHEVPTIFISLNYTTHLHDVTMVKTAINAYHHNKNTIESLLDKLEGKDAFFGVPNENVWANKWQAKL; encoded by the coding sequence ATGCCTAGATTGGTTGATTTGCGGAAGAAACCCTATTGTTTGAATGATGAGCAGATTACCTGGGTAGAAAATACCTTGGCTCATCTGACTGATGAAGAAAAAATCGGTCAATTGTTTGTTAATCTATTCTTCTTCGGAGGAGACGCTTTTAGCGGAAATAATCTGAGTAATCAGGAATTGATGAATCGATACCACATAGGTGGTGCCCGTTATATGAATGGCAGTCCAGAACAGGTACAAGGACTGATTAACGAGCTGCAAAGCTATTCAAAAGTACCTCTCTTGGTTGCAGCGAACTGTGACTCAGGTGGAGATGGAGCTGTGAAAGGAGGAACCTATATTTCCTCAGGTGCTCAATCGGAAGCCAGTCGGGATCCTCGTATTCCCTACCTAGCAGGTCTCGTATCTGCGCGTGAGGAGACTGCATTAGGTGTAAATGTCAATTTTGATCCTTGCGTGGACATTGTTCAGAACTGGCGCAATACTATCGTCAATACCAGAGCCTACGGTACAAATGCGGATGATGTTATTACCTATACCAGTGCCTATTTAGAAGGATTGACTGCTGAAAGAGATGTTATTCAATGTATCAAGCATTTCCCAGGAGATGGTAAAGAAGAACGTGATCAGCACCTAGTCCTAGGCGTCAATGAGCTCTCTCCAGAAGAATGGGACAAGAGCTTTGGTCGTGTCTATCGTCATCATATTGAAGCTGGTGTTGAGATGATTATGGCGGGACATATAGCCTTGCCATATTACCAACAACGACTCAATCCAAGTTTGACGGACGAAGATATTTTGCCTGCAACGCTGGCTCCTGAATTGATCCAAGATTTATTGAAAGAAAAACTGGAATTCAATGGCTTGGTCATAACAGATGCCAGCCACATGTTGGGGATGACAGCAGCCATGCGTCGTGAAGACTACGTACCTGCAGCCATTGCTGCGGGTTGCGATATGTTCTTATTCTTCAATAACTTAGAAGAAGATTTTGAATTTATGCTCAATGGCTACCGCAAGGGAGTGATTACTGACGAACGCCTTCATGATGCTCTCCGTCGCATTTTAGGTCTGAAAGCCAAACTCAATCTGCATATCAAGCAAGCGGAAGGAACCTTACTAAAATCAGCTGATGAATTGGCTATTATCGGCTGTGAAGAACACTTGGCTTGGCAACGTGAGGCGGCAGACAAGGCAATTACGCTGTTGAAAGATACACAGAAAAATCTTCCAATCAGTCCAGAAACCCATCGCAGAATCCGATTGTATTACCTAGAAGGTGAAAAAGAAGGGATTATGGCGGCAAGTACAGAAGTGGTTGATAACCTTAAAGCTGCCTTGGAAGCGCGTGGCTATGAAGTGACCGTCAATGATGGTACGACTCGGATCAAAGGAAAAACGCTGCAATACCGAGAAGAAGTTGATTTAGCCTTGACTGTTGCCAATGTCATTGGATATGGAGCGCAGAATAATTACCGCATCCAGTGGAAAACGGCCATGTCAAATGAAGTTCCTTGGTATGTACATGAAGTTCCAACCATTTTCATTTCACTAAACTATACAACTCACCTTCACGATGTTACCATGGTCAAAACTGCTATCAATGCCTACCATCACAATAAAAATACTATCGAATCCTTACTTGATAAATTAGAAGGAAAAGACGCATTCTTTGGTGTGCCAAATGAGAATGTTTGGGCCAATAAATGGCAGGCAAAACTATAA
- a CDS encoding glycoside hydrolase family 3 protein → MTHLVDLRKKPYSLDEEAISWIEETIAQMTLDEKIGHLFVNMGSQRTEDYLTGVLNDYKIAAVRYNPGPAADIWEQNYILQTKSKIPLLIAANTESGGNGAVTDGTKIGDEIKIAATTDPRYAYEMGKVAGLEAAAVGCNASFAPIMDLSRNWRNPIIANRTWGANVDQVIELSKEYMRGIMEHGIVPFAKHFPGDGIDERDHHLSFASNPMTKSEWMETFGRIYGEMADAGLPGIMAGHIHLPNVEKEMHPERELDDMLPASLNKTLLDELLRGELGYNGAIVTDASHMIGMTASMPRRELLPTAIEAGCDLFLFFNDPEEDLQWMKEGLENGLLSEERLHDALRRTLGLKAKLGLHLFEGRRQEIMLPKEEALALIGRDEAKQLAKEVADKAITLVKAKQEGIFPVNPERYKRILLVEVDGYKGGFGAMINAGKKRAADTLKELLEARGHQVSIWENTEARIAKLPEEERPAAIANVYASKRPIAEITDNYDLIINLVDVNSGGTTQRIIWPAAKGTPDQPFYVHEIPTIVVSVQHPFALADMPQVATYINAYDGLPVTLEALVAKLAGESAFTGVSPVDAYCGLVDTQIWRGK, encoded by the coding sequence ATGACACATTTAGTAGATTTACGGAAGAAACCTTACAGCCTTGATGAAGAGGCTATTTCTTGGATTGAAGAAACCATTGCTCAGATGACCTTGGATGAAAAAATCGGTCACCTCTTTGTCAACATGGGGAGCCAGCGGACAGAAGACTATCTGACTGGAGTATTAAATGATTATAAGATTGCTGCTGTTCGTTACAATCCTGGACCTGCTGCAGATATTTGGGAGCAAAACTATATTTTGCAGACCAAGTCTAAGATTCCCCTCTTGATTGCAGCCAATACCGAATCTGGTGGAAATGGCGCTGTTACGGATGGAACGAAAATTGGGGATGAAATCAAGATTGCTGCGACAACCGATCCCCGCTATGCTTATGAAATGGGGAAAGTTGCAGGACTTGAAGCAGCTGCGGTAGGCTGCAATGCCTCCTTTGCACCGATTATGGACCTAAGCCGTAATTGGCGCAATCCAATCATTGCAAACCGAACATGGGGAGCTAATGTAGACCAAGTCATTGAATTGTCCAAAGAATACATGCGAGGCATTATGGAACATGGCATTGTGCCGTTTGCTAAGCATTTTCCTGGAGATGGTATTGACGAACGAGATCATCATTTGTCTTTCGCTTCGAATCCCATGACCAAGTCTGAATGGATGGAAACATTTGGACGGATTTATGGTGAGATGGCTGACGCAGGTCTCCCAGGTATTATGGCGGGGCACATTCATTTGCCAAATGTTGAGAAAGAAATGCATCCAGAACGTGAATTGGATGACATGTTGCCAGCTTCGCTGAATAAAACCCTCTTGGATGAATTGCTTCGTGGAGAGTTAGGTTACAATGGTGCCATTGTCACGGATGCCAGTCACATGATCGGTATGACAGCCTCTATGCCGCGTCGTGAGCTATTGCCTACAGCTATTGAGGCAGGATGTGATCTTTTCCTTTTCTTCAACGATCCAGAAGAAGATTTGCAATGGATGAAAGAAGGATTGGAAAATGGTCTGCTTTCTGAGGAACGCCTCCATGATGCCCTTCGTCGTACCTTGGGCTTGAAAGCTAAACTCGGTCTTCACTTGTTTGAAGGTCGTCGTCAGGAAATCATGTTGCCAAAAGAAGAAGCACTGGCTTTGATTGGTAGAGATGAGGCGAAACAGCTTGCAAAAGAAGTAGCTGACAAGGCGATTACCTTGGTAAAAGCCAAACAAGAAGGAATTTTCCCAGTCAATCCAGAACGCTACAAACGTATTTTGTTGGTCGAAGTAGATGGCTATAAGGGTGGTTTTGGTGCCATGATCAATGCTGGCAAGAAGAGAGCAGCCGATACGCTGAAAGAACTATTAGAAGCTCGAGGTCACCAAGTATCTATCTGGGAAAATACGGAGGCACGGATTGCCAAATTGCCAGAAGAAGAAAGACCAGCAGCGATTGCAAATGTCTATGCTTCCAAGCGTCCAATTGCGGAAATCACAGATAACTATGATTTGATTATCAATTTAGTTGATGTCAACTCAGGAGGAACAACTCAGCGAATTATTTGGCCAGCTGCCAAGGGAACACCAGACCAGCCTTTCTATGTTCACGAAATTCCAACCATTGTTGTCTCTGTTCAGCACCCATTTGCACTTGCAGATATGCCACAGGTTGCAACCTATATCAATGCCTACGATGGCTTGCCTGTCACATTAGAAGCCTTGGTTGCTAAACTAGCAGGAGAGTCAGCCTTTACAGGAGTATCGCCTGTTGATGCCTACTGTGGCTTGGTAGATACACAGATTTGGCGCGGAAAATAA
- a CDS encoding HAD family hydrolase — translation MMKMEYVFCVDSDGCAMDTMTYKHKLFFGPLAAEVFGVEDKEPFLAEWNRVNLYSRERGINRFVGLVKGLEFAGVTGIDNLKNWVATTDSLSNASLERLIEEQPSKDLELALKWSTQVNQAIKHYSGPVLAFIGVHKGLEKLSQLGKVYVVSSANKEAVEEEWTDQGLMDFVTELYCQDRGKKEDVIKLLIEEGYCPNKIMMIGDSPGDLKAAELNGVHFYPILVGREMQSWADLTETIADDFAHQAFTGEKETELIQAFWNNLDD, via the coding sequence ATGATGAAGATGGAATACGTATTTTGTGTGGACTCTGATGGCTGCGCCATGGACACCATGACCTACAAACATAAGCTTTTCTTCGGCCCCTTAGCTGCGGAAGTTTTTGGTGTTGAAGATAAAGAACCGTTTTTAGCTGAATGGAATCGAGTTAATCTCTACTCACGAGAACGTGGCATTAACCGTTTTGTTGGCTTAGTTAAAGGCCTAGAATTTGCAGGTGTGACTGGTATAGACAACTTGAAAAATTGGGTCGCGACCACAGATTCTTTGTCAAATGCTTCTCTGGAAAGATTGATAGAGGAGCAGCCGTCAAAAGACTTGGAATTAGCCTTAAAATGGTCCACTCAAGTCAATCAAGCCATTAAGCATTATAGTGGTCCTGTTTTAGCCTTCATCGGCGTTCACAAGGGCTTGGAAAAATTGAGCCAGTTAGGAAAAGTCTACGTAGTTTCTTCTGCTAATAAGGAAGCAGTAGAAGAAGAGTGGACAGACCAAGGTTTGATGGACTTTGTTACAGAATTGTACTGTCAAGACCGTGGCAAGAAAGAAGATGTCATCAAACTGTTAATAGAGGAAGGGTATTGTCCTAATAAGATTATGATGATTGGTGACTCGCCTGGTGATTTGAAGGCGGCGGAATTGAATGGTGTCCATTTCTATCCTATTTTAGTAGGACGAGAGATGCAATCTTGGGCAGATTTGACAGAAACGATTGCAGATGACTTTGCTCATCAAGCATTCACAGGTGAGAAAGAAACAGAATTGATACAGGCATTTTGGAATAATTTAGACGACTAG
- a CDS encoding SDR family oxidoreductase, which produces MTRVIEFKDKVVVITGAGGVLCGYLAKEFAKAGAKVALLDLNQAAAQVFVDEIVAAGGSAKAYKSNVLSKENLEEVRQQVLADFGPVDILINGAGGNNPKATTDNEFHEVGLPADTKTFFDLDEAGINFVFNLNYLGTLLPTQVFAQDMIGRSGANIINISSMNAFTPLTKIPAYSGAKAAISNFTQWLAVHFSKVSIRCNAIAPGFLVTNQNRGLLFDESGQPTARANKILTNTPMGRFGESEELVGGVFFLADENLASFVNGVVLPIDGGFSAYSGV; this is translated from the coding sequence ATGACGCGTGTCATTGAATTTAAGGACAAGGTTGTTGTCATTACAGGAGCAGGCGGAGTACTTTGTGGTTATTTAGCCAAGGAATTTGCTAAGGCTGGTGCCAAGGTGGCTCTTTTAGACTTAAATCAAGCAGCAGCCCAAGTTTTTGTTGATGAGATTGTTGCAGCAGGAGGTAGTGCCAAGGCTTACAAATCTAATGTCCTTTCCAAGGAAAATTTGGAAGAAGTTCGCCAACAGGTATTGGCAGATTTCGGTCCGGTAGATATTTTAATCAACGGAGCAGGTGGCAATAATCCGAAAGCGACAACGGATAATGAGTTCCATGAAGTGGGTCTTCCAGCGGATACGAAAACCTTCTTTGACCTAGATGAGGCGGGGATTAACTTTGTTTTCAATCTGAATTATCTAGGAACCTTATTGCCAACACAGGTCTTTGCACAGGATATGATTGGCCGTAGCGGAGCAAATATTATCAATATCTCCAGCATGAATGCCTTTACTCCTTTGACAAAAATTCCTGCCTATTCAGGTGCTAAGGCTGCCATCAGTAATTTTACCCAATGGTTGGCAGTACATTTTTCAAAAGTTAGTATTCGTTGCAACGCCATTGCTCCGGGATTTTTGGTAACCAACCAAAACCGTGGTTTGCTTTTTGACGAGTCAGGTCAACCGACCGCACGTGCCAACAAGATTTTGACCAATACACCAATGGGACGGTTTGGTGAATCGGAAGAGCTAGTCGGCGGCGTCTTCTTCTTGGCAGATGAGAATTTGGCAAGTTTTGTCAACGGTGTTGTTTTACCGATTGACGGTGGCTTCTCAGCCTATTCAGGAGTCTGA